The Haploplasma axanthum region TCGAACAAATATTTTTGAATTATCGCGTGGGAAATATGACTTTGAAACAGTTTCACCAAATTTAAATGATCCTGAATAATTTGCATCATTGCCTAGTAAAATTTCAAATAGTGCAGTTTTTGCTTTTTCGTTGTCTCCAACAAAAGCTACTTTATCGTTTTTACCTAATACAAATGATACATTATTAAGAAGTTTTTTCCCATTTTCTTCTTTAGTTAGTTTTTCAACTGTTAAAATATCATCACCAAGTTTTTTGAAAGCTTGGAAATTAACATATGGATATCTTCTTGTTGATGGCTTTATCTCTGAAACTTCAATCTTATCAAGTAATTTTTTTCTTGATGTTGCTTGTTTTGATTTTGATGCATTCGCACTAAATCTTGCAATAAAATCTTGTAATTCTTTAATTTTTTCTTCTGATTTTTTATTAGCATCTTTAGCTTGTTTAAGCATCAATTGACTTGATTCATACCAGAAATCATAATTACCAGCATAAAGTCTAATTTCTTTATAATCAATATCTGCTATATGCGTACATACTTTATTTAAAAAATATCGATCGTGAGAAACAATAATTAATGTATTTTTAAATTCAATCAAGAATTCTTCTAACCATCTAATCGCTGCTATATCCAAATTGTTTGTTGGTTCGTCTAATAATAAAACATCTGGATTACCAAACAATGCTTGTGCTAATAAAACTTTAACTTTCAGTTTACTATCAAGATTTGCCATTTGTTCATAATGATATTCTGTTGATAGTCCTAAACCATTTAGTAAGACTGCAGCATCAAACTCTGCATCCCATCCGCCTAAATGATCAAAAATTTCTTCAAGTTTTCCTGCTCTAATTCCATCTTCATCATTAAAGTCTGGTTTAGCATATATTGCATCTTTTTCTTTCATTACTTGATATAGTTTTGTATTTCCCATAATTACGGTTTCTAAAACAGTGTAGTCATCGTAAGCATGATGATCTTGTTTTAAAAAGGAAAGTCTTCTGCTACTTTCAATAAATACTGTTCCGTGTGTTGGCTCAATCTCTTTTGATAATACTTTTAAAAAAGTAGATTTTCCACTTCCATTTGCACCAATAATGCCATATGCATTACCTTCTGTAAATTTAATTGAAACATTTTCAAATAAAATTTCTTTTCCTAATTGTACTGTCAACTTATTTGTTGATAACATTTTAAATCACCTCATATAATCCTTACTATGATATCATATTTAAATGATATTTGGTAGGGATTTTACACCTTATTTATTGTTAAAGAAACAAAAAAAGGCATTTATTACCTTTAAAAGTAAAACGCCTTATATTTAACTGAAAATTGATTCAAAAAAAGCTTTTATTTTAGAGTACTTAAAATCTTTAACTTTGGCTTTTACACATTTAGATTTTAATATTTTGTATTGTAAAGACCATTCATCAACGATACTTTCGTTTTTAATTGAAATAACTGATTGTCTAAATTTTATTCCTCTTTTAGTAATTTGAGTAGAGCCTATTATTACTTTATTATCAAGCAAAAAAGTATTTGCTGTTATTCGTCTATCACTTAAGTAAACATTAACATCTTTATTAACTAATTTTTTTAATATTTTAAGATTCAAATTTGTTAGATATCGTGTCTTTCGATTAGTAATAATCTCAATTTTTATTCCTCTTTTTTGAGCTTTTAATATTTCTTTAAGTATCGACTTATTTGCGAAATGCTCAGTAACTAGGTACATTTTTTCAGTAGTTCTATAAATAAGATCAATCATAACTTTTTTCATATTTCTTTTTTTATTAAAAATGAAATCTAGTTTCTTTTCAAAATCAAATGAACTATCATCATTAAGTCGCTTTTCAAAAAATTTAATTGTTTCTAAATCAATAATTTTGATCATATAATTTTGATTTTCTTCATATTCATTATTGTCTTCATATTCTCTGTCTTCAATACCCATGCCACCAAGAGTAAGGACTTTTTGATCAATTAAATAGAAACATGAACAATCCTTAGATAATGTTGTGTCAACACTAACGTTTGGGTAAGACAAAAGTTCTCGCAAATTATCATTATATACTTGCTTATTTTTATTTAGCGTATAAGGCTCACGATAACCTGAATTAGCATAAAAAAATGATTTTAAAGTAAGTTTCCAAGGTATTTCTTTATGAAATAAACTTGCTTTATCATCACTACTTTTTTCAAAAACTGAACCATATAAATCTTTATATATAGTAATATCCACATTACGTTTTGCTGCATTAATTAAATGTTTTAAAACCAAATTCCCTACATAATCATCACGCCATATGAACATCTTTATTATTACTTCATTTTTAGCATTATCAATTGACTCACATATTATATTAAAGGTATCTTTTCCATTAGCAAGCAAATTATACATTTCATCACCTACAACATATTATAGGCATATAATACCACAAAATAAAAAAAGAAACTATTGGAACTGACCCAAAGGGTTGGGACTAAATAAAAAAAATACACTTCTATTAGTTTCATTGTAAAATGAAATTAATGGAGGTGTTTTTTAATGTCTAAAAATAAGAATACATTTTATACAGAAGATATAAAACTTAAAGCAATAGAAATGAAAGCTGAGGGTATACCTGTAAAAGTTATAAAGGAAAAGTTAGGTATTAAATCAGATTCTCAAGTCTATACTTGGTGGTATTGGTTTAGGGATGGTGAACTAAATAGATTGAAACAACCAATTGGTAAACAGTATAGTTTTGGTCATGGACCTAAACTAACAACAGATGATAAGTTATCACAACTCGAGGCACAAAATAAAATACTAAAAAAGTATATAAGTTTGAAGGGAGGATTGATCAAAAAATAGTCATTGATGTAGTTAATCATTTTAAAGATAAAATGACTAGAAAGACGATTTTAGATACATTAGGAGTAAGTAAATCAACTTATTATCGCTGGCTAAACAACAAATCAGATAATGTTTTAAGTGATTTAGAATTAGCAATAATTGAACTTTGTAAGAAAACAAAGTTCAGATATGGTTATAGAAAAATTCACCAACTAATTAACAAAGATTTCAGTGCATCAAAGAATACAGTCCAAAAGTATATGCAAAAACATAACTCACAGTGTCGTGTTAAAGTTAAAAAGTATCGTAAAACTGGTGAACCAATAGTTACCGTAGAGAATATAATTAATAGAGATTTCACCGCAACAAGACCTTTTGAAAAATTAGTAACAGATATTACATATTTACCGTTTGGTTCAAAAATGCAATATCTATCAAGTATTATCGATGTATATAATGGTGAGATAGTCGCTTATACAATATCGGACAAACAAAACTTAGATCTGGTGTTTGATACGTTAAATCAATTACCTGAACTAACTGATGATTGTATATTACATAGTGATCAAGGTTCGGTATACACTTCAGGTCAATATCAATACAAGGTAAAAGAAAAAGGCATCATCATGAGTATGTCCCGAAAGGGAAATCCTGCTGACAATGCCTTGATCGAATGTTTTCATGGTAACTTGAAGCATGAAACATTCTATTTAGAACCCCATCTACAAAGTTCTAATGAAATTGTATCACAAACTGTGATAGAATATATAAAATTTTATAATGAAACTAGAATACAAGCGAAACTTAATTACTTATCACCTATTGATTATAGGTTGATTAATAATTATGTTTAAATTCTTTTTATTCATTCCCATTAGTTTGGGTCAGTTCCATTGTTTTGTCAATAATTTCAAGTTTTTTTATTATTCAAAATCAAATAAAATCTTATTTACTGTTTCAGCATTCAATCTTCTTAATACTTCAGTCATTAGTTTAACCGTATTTTGGAAGTCTTCATAATGAATTACCGAAGTATGTGAATGCATATAGCGTGTTGGAATACAAATTGAAAGTGCAGCAGCTCCACTATGTGATAAGTGCATTTCTCCAGCATCTGTTCTTCCACCATTTATAACGCCTTCTTGGTATGGAATGTTTAATTCTTTAGCAATATCAATTACAAACTTTCTTAATCCTCGATGTGCTATTAAACCACCATCGAAAAGTAGGATTTGTGGTCCCTTACCTAATGTTTGTTCTTCAGAAACTGAACCTGGAACATCATTCCCAAACCCTGTGTCGATTGCAAATGCTATTTGTGGCTCAACAACATATGAAGTTGTTTTGGCTCCTCTTAATCCTACTTCTTCTTGGACAGTAAATGCACCAAATAATTTATTA contains the following coding sequences:
- a CDS encoding ABC-F family ATP-binding cassette domain-containing protein, translating into MLSTNKLTVQLGKEILFENVSIKFTEGNAYGIIGANGSGKSTFLKVLSKEIEPTHGTVFIESSRRLSFLKQDHHAYDDYTVLETVIMGNTKLYQVMKEKDAIYAKPDFNDEDGIRAGKLEEIFDHLGGWDAEFDAAVLLNGLGLSTEYHYEQMANLDSKLKVKVLLAQALFGNPDVLLLDEPTNNLDIAAIRWLEEFLIEFKNTLIIVSHDRYFLNKVCTHIADIDYKEIRLYAGNYDFWYESSQLMLKQAKDANKKSEEKIKELQDFIARFSANASKSKQATSRKKLLDKIEVSEIKPSTRRYPYVNFQAFKKLGDDILTVEKLTKEENGKKLLNNVSFVLGKNDKVAFVGDNEKAKTALFEILLGNDANYSGSFKFGETVSKSYFPRDNSKIFVRNDKIIDWLSNYTENKEVAFLRGFLGRMLFSGDDVFKEIKVLSGGEKVRVLLSRMMLEGSNLMIFDEPTHHLDMESITSLNKGMSSFEGVVLFSSTDHELVQTTANRIIEIKEDGTIIDQPMTYDEYLEIQMKK
- a CDS encoding phospholipase D-like domain-containing protein; protein product: MYNLLANGKDTFNIICESIDNAKNEVIIKMFIWRDDYVGNLVLKHLINAAKRNVDITIYKDLYGSVFEKSSDDKASLFHKEIPWKLTLKSFFYANSGYREPYTLNKNKQVYNDNLRELLSYPNVSVDTTLSKDCSCFYLIDQKVLTLGGMGIEDREYEDNNEYEENQNYMIKIIDLETIKFFEKRLNDDSSFDFEKKLDFIFNKKRNMKKVMIDLIYRTTEKMYLVTEHFANKSILKEILKAQKRGIKIEIITNRKTRYLTNLNLKILKKLVNKDVNVYLSDRRITANTFLLDNKVIIGSTQITKRGIKFRQSVISIKNESIVDEWSLQYKILKSKCVKAKVKDFKYSKIKAFFESIFS
- a CDS encoding IS3 family transposase (programmed frameshift); the protein is MSKNKNTFYTEDIKLKAIEMKAEGIPVKVIKEKLGIKSDSQVYTWWYWFRDGELNRLKQPIGKQYSFGHGPKLTTDDKLSQLEAQNKILKKYISLKGGLIKKIVIDVVNHFKDKMTRKTILDTLGVSKSTYYRWLNNKSDNVLSDLELAIIELCKKTKFRYGYRKIHQLINKDFSASKNTVQKYMQKHNSQCRVKVKKYRKTGEPIVTVENIINRDFTATRPFEKLVTDITYLPFGSKMQYLSSIIDVYNGEIVAYTISDKQNLDLVFDTLNQLPELTDDCILHSDQGSVYTSGQYQYKVKEKGIIMSMSRKGNPADNALIECFHGNLKHETFYLEPHLQSSNEIVSQTVIEYIKFYNETRIQAKLNYLSPIDYRLINNYV